In a genomic window of Mycolicibacterium neoaurum VKM Ac-1815D:
- a CDS encoding MerR family transcriptional regulator: MLTIGEVSRRTGIAQTTLRYYEQIGLLPAPNRVGGQRRYKEAVLVRLEIIRACKTAGFALEDIAVLIGDDAPGRPASRALAQAKLAEIDVTIASLLRAKETIRRGMECQCPSIDACACGIDLQPA; the protein is encoded by the coding sequence GTGCTGACCATCGGCGAGGTGTCGCGTCGCACCGGGATCGCCCAGACCACCCTGCGGTACTACGAGCAGATCGGTTTGTTGCCCGCCCCGAACCGGGTCGGCGGCCAACGTCGTTACAAGGAGGCGGTGCTGGTTCGACTGGAGATCATTCGCGCATGCAAGACGGCGGGCTTTGCACTCGAGGACATTGCGGTGCTGATCGGAGACGATGCGCCGGGCCGACCCGCCTCGCGGGCTTTGGCCCAGGCGAAGCTGGCCGAGATCGACGTCACCATCGCCTCGTTGCTACGCGCCAAGGAAACCATCCGTCGGGGGATGGAATGCCAATGCCCGTCGATCGACGCCTGCGCGTGCGGCATCGATCTGCAACCGGCGTAG
- the ilvA gene encoding threonine ammonia-lyase IlvA — MSTDLNQSTSPLTATDVDEAAERISGVVTVSPLQFSDRLSQITGAQVYLKREDLQAVRSYKLRGAYNMLMQLTPDELAAGVVCSSAGNHAQGFALACRSMGVHGRVYVPAKTPKQKRDRIRYHGGEFIELIVGGKTYDMAAQAALDDVARTGATLVPPYDDPRTMAGQGTIAVELLDQLPGEPDLVIVPIGGGGCIAGITTYLAERTTGTAVLGAEPAGAASMLAALAAGAPVTLEHVDQFVDGAAVARAGTHTYAALAAAGDMVSVTAVDEGAVCSTMLDLYQNEGIIAEPAGALSVAALLEADITPGSTVVCIISGGNNDVSRYGEILERSLVHRGLKHYFLVDFPQEPGALRGFLDTVLGPNDDITLFEYVKRNNRETGEALVGIEMGSASDLDGLRARMEASDAHVELLEPGSPTYRYLT; from the coding sequence GTGTCCACCGATCTGAACCAGAGCACCTCGCCGCTGACCGCCACCGATGTGGACGAGGCTGCCGAGCGAATTTCGGGTGTGGTCACGGTGAGCCCGCTGCAGTTCAGTGATCGGCTGTCCCAGATCACCGGTGCGCAGGTCTATCTCAAGCGCGAGGATCTGCAGGCGGTCCGCTCCTACAAGCTGCGCGGCGCCTACAACATGTTGATGCAGCTGACGCCCGACGAGCTGGCCGCCGGGGTGGTGTGTTCCTCGGCGGGCAACCATGCTCAGGGCTTCGCGTTGGCGTGCCGGTCGATGGGCGTGCACGGACGCGTCTACGTGCCTGCCAAGACGCCCAAGCAGAAGCGGGACCGCATCCGTTATCACGGTGGTGAGTTCATCGAGCTGATCGTCGGCGGCAAGACCTACGACATGGCCGCCCAGGCCGCCCTCGATGATGTGGCCCGCACCGGAGCCACGCTGGTACCGCCCTACGATGACCCGCGCACCATGGCCGGCCAGGGCACCATCGCCGTCGAACTGCTCGACCAGCTGCCCGGTGAACCAGACCTGGTGATCGTCCCCATCGGCGGCGGCGGATGCATCGCCGGGATCACCACCTATCTGGCCGAGCGCACCACCGGCACCGCGGTGCTCGGTGCCGAACCGGCCGGGGCCGCCTCGATGCTGGCCGCGCTGGCGGCGGGCGCACCGGTGACGCTGGAGCATGTCGATCAATTCGTCGACGGGGCGGCGGTGGCCCGGGCGGGCACGCACACCTACGCCGCCTTGGCAGCCGCCGGTGACATGGTGTCGGTCACCGCGGTCGACGAGGGCGCGGTCTGCTCGACGATGCTCGATCTGTACCAGAACGAGGGCATCATCGCCGAGCCCGCGGGCGCGCTGTCGGTGGCCGCGCTGCTGGAGGCCGACATCACCCCCGGATCGACGGTGGTGTGCATCATCTCCGGCGGTAACAACGATGTGTCGCGCTACGGCGAGATCCTGGAACGCTCCCTGGTGCACCGCGGGCTCAAGCACTACTTCCTGGTCGACTTCCCGCAGGAGCCCGGGGCGCTGCGCGGCTTCCTGGACACGGTGCTCGGGCCCAATGACGACATCACCCTCTTCGAGTACGTCAAGCGCAACAACCGGGAGACGGGCGAGGCCCTTGTCGGCATCGAGATGGGCTCGGCAAGTGACCTGGACGGCCTTCGTGCCCGCATGGAGGCCTCCGATGCTCATGTCGAACTGCTCGAGCCGGGTTCCCCGACGTATCGCTACCTGACCTGA
- a CDS encoding PPOX class F420-dependent oxidoreductase, which translates to MPKTDTDLTALSRSRYAMLRTYRRDGRCVDTPMWFALDGRTMLLRTKIGPKTRRLQAHSDVEVAICDHRGERVGTFRPGRARLLTGEAAEQANTALHRRYGWQYNILPMVTIPGVTSVHRDLPLREKLRRATHRTLWPDSAMVAIEL; encoded by the coding sequence ATGCCAAAAACAGACACCGACCTGACCGCCCTCAGCCGCTCCCGGTACGCCATGCTGCGCACGTACCGCCGCGATGGTAGGTGCGTCGATACGCCGATGTGGTTCGCTTTGGACGGGCGAACCATGCTGCTGCGCACCAAGATCGGCCCCAAGACCCGTCGACTGCAGGCACATTCCGACGTCGAGGTGGCGATCTGCGATCACCGCGGCGAACGGGTGGGCACCTTCCGTCCCGGCCGGGCCCGGTTGCTCACCGGCGAGGCGGCCGAGCAGGCCAACACCGCGCTACACCGCCGCTACGGGTGGCAGTACAACATCCTGCCGATGGTGACGATCCCCGGTGTCACCAGCGTGCACCGCGACCTCCCGCTGCGCGAAAAGCTGCGCCGGGCAACGCATCGCACGCTGTGGCCCGACAGCGCGATGGTGGCCATCGAACTGTAG